The window TTGAGGACGAACGCCCTCATGGGCCTGAGCGTACCGTCGATGAGTCCCTGGAGGTTCTCCGGCGTGGTCGTCAGCGTGACGTCCGCCTCCTGCAGGAGCATGGGTACGAAGTCGTAGATCTGGGCGTTCTTGAGCTTCATCGAGTACGTCTCGGATCCAAGATCGATGTTGAATGTCTTCGTCAGGGGTTCGACCTCTTTCCTTACCTCAGGGTCCTTCTCCATCTTCCTGTGGAACTTGTTAATCAGTTCCTGGATGCTAGCTTCCATGGTCATCTTTTTCACCAATCGTCGAGTCTAGTGACTTTTCTCTGCGACAGCATCTCTCTGACAGGTTCCCAGGATGTGCGCACGTGCGGCGGGGCCCTCCCGTTCTTGGCGATCCAGTCATGGATAAAGTCCATGGTGTAGTGGTCGCTGGGATACCCGCTCCCGACGTCGGTACCGAATTCCCGGTGTATGTCCTCCATCATCCTGTCCCTCGTGACCTTGGCCACGATGGATGCTGCTGATACTATAGGGTATGTGTCATCGGCTTTATGTCTTGCGATAACCTCTACGTCATTTCCGAGCAATGCCGAGAGCCTCAGACCGAATGCCGATTCGTTGATATCGGGGCAGTCGGCGTATACCGCATCTGCCCTCCACTTCGATGTGCCTTCGGCGAACATGTTGAGCTCGATCTCGTTCAGGGACAGCCTCTTGCGCTG of the methanogenic archaeon mixed culture ISO4-G1 genome contains:
- a CDS encoding ribonuclease HII RnhB, coding for MLCGVDEAGRGSVMGPLVVGVVYAGDDSALKAIGVKDSKKLTPKRREAMYDEILSAADHWCTVIISSEEIDEQRKRLSLNEIELNMFAEGTSKWRADAVYADCPDINESAFGLRLSALLGNDVEVIARHKADDTYPIVSAASIVAKVTRDRMMEDIHREFGTDVGSGYPSDHYTMDFIHDWIAKNGRAPPHVRTSWEPVREMLSQRKVTRLDDW
- a CDS encoding SCP-2 sterol transfer family protein is translated as MTMEASIQELINKFHRKMEKDPEVRKEVEPLTKTFNIDLGSETYSMKLKNAQIYDFVPMLLQEADVTLTTTPENLQGLIDGTLRPMRAFVLKKVQVKGKLDDLMFLKKFF